In a genomic window of Malaclemys terrapin pileata isolate rMalTer1 chromosome 17, rMalTer1.hap1, whole genome shotgun sequence:
- the GBGT1 gene encoding globoside alpha-1,3-N-acetylgalactosaminyltransferase 1 isoform X1, which produces MTCWKVVKSVLILCLILIPIFVWMTVWNGPVHYLPYYLPCPEIFSMKLQYAEEKPAQLFPELSYPQPRSLDQKRLDVLTLTPWLAPIVWEGTFNSELLDSAYKPLNLTIGVTAFAIGKYTMFVGRFVESAEKLFMKGYRVNYYIFTNDPQVIPRVQLQPGRSLSIVPIKKYSHWQEISMRRMEAINRHIAEVSHREVNYLFCLDIDMVFHNPWGVETLGEMVAAMHPGYYNVPRSQFPYERRSSSAAFIPDRHGDFYYAGAVFGGLLKQVYEFTRACHMTILADKANGIMAAWQEESHLNKRFFSHKPSKLLSPEYVWDDTKPKPPEVRLIRFSTVNKDYKEIRD; this is translated from the exons ATGACTTGCTGGAAAGTGGTGAAATCTGTTCTCATACTCTGCCTAATCCTCATTCCCATATTTGTCTG GATGACAGTCTGGAATGGGCCAGTCCACTACCTTCCATACTACCTTCCTTGCCCAGAAATCTT CTCCATGAAATTACAATATGCAGAAGAGAAGCCCGCCCAGCTTTTCCCCGA GCTATCTTATCCTCAGCCCAGATCACTGGATCAGAA GCGCCTGGATGTGCTGACTCTCACGCCTTGGCTGGCTCCCATTGTTTGGGAAGGAACTTTCAATTCCGAACTCCTGGACAGTGCCTACAAGCCATTGAACCTCACCATAGGGGTGACAGCCTTTGCCATTGGCAA GTACACCATGTTTGTGGGCCGCTTCGTGGAGTCGGCGGAGAAGCTTTTCATGAAGGGCTATCGGGTGAACTACTACATCTTCACCAATGACCCCCAGGTGATCCCCAGAGTCCAGCTGCAGCCCGGCCGGAGTCTCAGCATCGTCCCCATCAAAAAATACTCTCACTGGCAGGAGATTTCCATGCGCAGGATGGAGGCGATAAACAGGCACATCGCAGAAGTGAGCCACCGGGAGGTGAACTACCTCTTCTGCCTGGACATCGACATGGTGTTTCACAACCCATGGGGGGTGGAGACTCTGGGCGAGATGGTAGCGGCCATGCACCCTGGGTACTACAACGTCCCTCGCAGCCAGTTCCCTTATGAGAGGAGGAGCTCTTCCGCTGCcttcatccctgacagacatgGGGACTTCTACTATGCAGGGGCCGTCTTCGGCGGGCTGCTCAAGCAGGTGTACGAGTTCACCAGGGCCTGCCACATGACCATCCTGGCAGACAAAGCCAATGGGATCATGGCGGCCTGGCAGGAGGAGAGCCACCTCAACAAGCGCTTCTTTTCCCACAAGCCCTCAAAGCTTCTCTCCCCGGAGTACGTGTGGGATGACACCAAGCCCAAGCCACCTGAGGTGCGCCTGATACGCTTCTCCACAGTGAATAAGGACTACAAGGAGATACGGGACTGA
- the GBGT1 gene encoding globoside alpha-1,3-N-acetylgalactosaminyltransferase 1 isoform X2, translating into MRRLDVLTLTPWLAPIVWEGTFNSELLDSAYKPLNLTIGVTAFAIGKYTMFVGRFVESAEKLFMKGYRVNYYIFTNDPQVIPRVQLQPGRSLSIVPIKKYSHWQEISMRRMEAINRHIAEVSHREVNYLFCLDIDMVFHNPWGVETLGEMVAAMHPGYYNVPRSQFPYERRSSSAAFIPDRHGDFYYAGAVFGGLLKQVYEFTRACHMTILADKANGIMAAWQEESHLNKRFFSHKPSKLLSPEYVWDDTKPKPPEVRLIRFSTVNKDYKEIRD; encoded by the exons ATGAG GCGCCTGGATGTGCTGACTCTCACGCCTTGGCTGGCTCCCATTGTTTGGGAAGGAACTTTCAATTCCGAACTCCTGGACAGTGCCTACAAGCCATTGAACCTCACCATAGGGGTGACAGCCTTTGCCATTGGCAA GTACACCATGTTTGTGGGCCGCTTCGTGGAGTCGGCGGAGAAGCTTTTCATGAAGGGCTATCGGGTGAACTACTACATCTTCACCAATGACCCCCAGGTGATCCCCAGAGTCCAGCTGCAGCCCGGCCGGAGTCTCAGCATCGTCCCCATCAAAAAATACTCTCACTGGCAGGAGATTTCCATGCGCAGGATGGAGGCGATAAACAGGCACATCGCAGAAGTGAGCCACCGGGAGGTGAACTACCTCTTCTGCCTGGACATCGACATGGTGTTTCACAACCCATGGGGGGTGGAGACTCTGGGCGAGATGGTAGCGGCCATGCACCCTGGGTACTACAACGTCCCTCGCAGCCAGTTCCCTTATGAGAGGAGGAGCTCTTCCGCTGCcttcatccctgacagacatgGGGACTTCTACTATGCAGGGGCCGTCTTCGGCGGGCTGCTCAAGCAGGTGTACGAGTTCACCAGGGCCTGCCACATGACCATCCTGGCAGACAAAGCCAATGGGATCATGGCGGCCTGGCAGGAGGAGAGCCACCTCAACAAGCGCTTCTTTTCCCACAAGCCCTCAAAGCTTCTCTCCCCGGAGTACGTGTGGGATGACACCAAGCCCAAGCCACCTGAGGTGCGCCTGATACGCTTCTCCACAGTGAATAAGGACTACAAGGAGATACGGGACTGA
- the GBGT1 gene encoding globoside alpha-1,3-N-acetylgalactosaminyltransferase 1 isoform X3 codes for MFVGRFVESAEKLFMKGYRVNYYIFTNDPQVIPRVQLQPGRSLSIVPIKKYSHWQEISMRRMEAINRHIAEVSHREVNYLFCLDIDMVFHNPWGVETLGEMVAAMHPGYYNVPRSQFPYERRSSSAAFIPDRHGDFYYAGAVFGGLLKQVYEFTRACHMTILADKANGIMAAWQEESHLNKRFFSHKPSKLLSPEYVWDDTKPKPPEVRLIRFSTVNKDYKEIRD; via the coding sequence ATGTTTGTGGGCCGCTTCGTGGAGTCGGCGGAGAAGCTTTTCATGAAGGGCTATCGGGTGAACTACTACATCTTCACCAATGACCCCCAGGTGATCCCCAGAGTCCAGCTGCAGCCCGGCCGGAGTCTCAGCATCGTCCCCATCAAAAAATACTCTCACTGGCAGGAGATTTCCATGCGCAGGATGGAGGCGATAAACAGGCACATCGCAGAAGTGAGCCACCGGGAGGTGAACTACCTCTTCTGCCTGGACATCGACATGGTGTTTCACAACCCATGGGGGGTGGAGACTCTGGGCGAGATGGTAGCGGCCATGCACCCTGGGTACTACAACGTCCCTCGCAGCCAGTTCCCTTATGAGAGGAGGAGCTCTTCCGCTGCcttcatccctgacagacatgGGGACTTCTACTATGCAGGGGCCGTCTTCGGCGGGCTGCTCAAGCAGGTGTACGAGTTCACCAGGGCCTGCCACATGACCATCCTGGCAGACAAAGCCAATGGGATCATGGCGGCCTGGCAGGAGGAGAGCCACCTCAACAAGCGCTTCTTTTCCCACAAGCCCTCAAAGCTTCTCTCCCCGGAGTACGTGTGGGATGACACCAAGCCCAAGCCACCTGAGGTGCGCCTGATACGCTTCTCCACAGTGAATAAGGACTACAAGGAGATACGGGACTGA